A DNA window from Bradyrhizobium barranii subsp. barranii contains the following coding sequences:
- a CDS encoding 5-(carboxyamino)imidazole ribonucleotide synthase, whose amino-acid sequence MTDAKQVKLKPGDTIGILGGGQLGRMLAMAAARLGLRCQVFSPDPDSPAFDVVLNATCAEYADVEALELFANDVDVITYEFENVPSAAAMVLDARRPVLPNRKILETTQDRLAEKDFVTRLGIGTAAYADVTSVSSLREAIARIGLPAVLKTRRFGYDGKGQAIIREGDDIAKVWTSLATKSAILEAFIPYEREISVIAARSATGQVECFDVTENEHRDHILKISRAPAQIPDALAEEARSIAGKIAGALDYVGVLAVEMFVLANGTGPKVLVNEIAPRVHNSGHWTLDGASVSQFEQHIRAIAGWPLGKAVRHGEIVTMTNLIGDEINDYEKWLSVPGATVHIYGKGAPRPGRKMGHVTEVRPTKGK is encoded by the coding sequence GTGACTGACGCAAAGCAGGTGAAGCTGAAGCCCGGTGACACCATCGGAATCCTCGGCGGCGGACAATTGGGGCGGATGCTCGCCATGGCTGCGGCGCGGCTCGGCCTGCGCTGCCAGGTATTCTCGCCCGATCCGGACTCGCCCGCCTTCGACGTCGTGCTGAACGCGACCTGCGCCGAATATGCCGACGTCGAAGCGCTCGAGCTGTTCGCCAACGACGTCGACGTCATCACCTACGAATTCGAGAACGTGCCGTCTGCCGCCGCGATGGTGCTGGACGCGCGCCGCCCGGTGCTGCCCAACCGCAAGATCCTCGAGACCACCCAGGACCGGCTCGCCGAGAAGGATTTCGTGACGCGGCTCGGCATCGGCACCGCAGCCTATGCCGACGTCACCTCGGTCTCCTCGCTGCGCGAGGCGATCGCCCGGATCGGCCTTCCGGCGGTGCTGAAGACCCGCCGCTTCGGCTATGACGGCAAGGGCCAAGCCATCATCCGCGAGGGCGACGATATCGCCAAGGTGTGGACCAGCCTCGCCACCAAATCGGCGATCCTCGAAGCCTTCATCCCGTACGAGCGCGAGATCTCCGTGATCGCCGCGCGCTCGGCGACCGGCCAGGTCGAATGCTTCGACGTCACCGAGAACGAGCACCGCGACCACATTCTGAAGATATCCCGCGCCCCCGCACAGATTCCGGATGCGCTCGCGGAAGAAGCGCGCAGCATCGCCGGCAAGATCGCCGGCGCGCTCGATTATGTCGGCGTGCTCGCGGTCGAGATGTTCGTGCTCGCCAACGGCACCGGGCCGAAGGTGCTGGTCAACGAGATCGCCCCGCGCGTGCACAACTCCGGACACTGGACGCTCGACGGCGCCTCGGTCTCGCAGTTCGAGCAGCACATCCGCGCCATTGCCGGCTGGCCGCTCGGCAAGGCCGTGCGCCACGGCGAAATCGTCACCATGACCAATCTGATCGGCGACGAGATCAACGATTACGAGAAGTGGCTGAGCGTGCCGGGCGCGACCGTGCATATCTACGGCAAGGGCGCACCGCGCCCCGGCCGCAAGATGGGCCACGTCACCGAAGTCAGGCCGACGAAGGGCAAGTAG
- the purE gene encoding 5-(carboxyamino)imidazole ribonucleotide mutase encodes MTAPIAIIMGSQSDWETMRHAADTLAALGVAADTRIVSAHRTPDRLFAFAKGAKAAGYKVIIAGAGGAAHLPGMAAALTELPVFGVPVESRTLKGIDSLYSIVQMPAGIPVGTLAIGKAGAINAALLAASVLALSDPALSDRLAAWRKAQTEAVAERPEDKA; translated from the coding sequence ATGACCGCGCCGATCGCCATCATCATGGGAAGCCAGTCGGACTGGGAGACGATGCGGCATGCCGCCGACACGCTCGCAGCGCTCGGCGTTGCCGCCGATACCCGCATCGTTTCGGCACACCGCACCCCCGACCGGCTGTTTGCATTCGCCAAGGGCGCCAAGGCGGCAGGCTACAAGGTCATCATCGCCGGCGCGGGCGGCGCTGCGCATCTGCCCGGCATGGCGGCGGCGCTGACGGAACTGCCCGTGTTCGGCGTTCCCGTCGAATCCAGGACGCTCAAGGGCATCGATTCGCTCTATTCGATCGTGCAGATGCCCGCGGGCATCCCGGTCGGCACCCTCGCCATCGGCAAGGCCGGCGCGATCAACGCGGCGCTGCTTGCAGCTTCAGTGCTCGCATTGTCCGACCCGGCCCTGTCCGACCGTCTCGCCGCCTGGCGCAAGGCACAGACCGAGGCGGTTGCGGAGCGCCCGGAGGACAAGGCGTGA
- a CDS encoding GGDEF domain-containing protein produces MKKPKRASAAKAKKGRKASAGRSKAAPRRLAKRSAKPARRGASAADDTRATIRGLRSKLKEAERRVAELEAAADTDFLLEIPNRRGFERELARAIAYMKRYRASGALIVLDVDRLKPINDSFGHAAGDEVLKAIAATLTRQVRASDVVGRLGGDEFALLLWNLSETDAKAKAATFEQAIDELSFAFRGQRVTAGASAGVALLGAQSDAGRALEEADAAMYVRKAHRRHEPLIRLVSN; encoded by the coding sequence ATGAAGAAACCAAAAAGGGCAAGCGCTGCGAAGGCCAAAAAGGGCCGGAAAGCCAGCGCCGGCCGCTCCAAAGCCGCCCCCAGGCGGCTGGCGAAGCGCTCGGCCAAGCCGGCGCGGCGCGGAGCGTCGGCCGCCGACGACACCAGGGCGACCATCCGCGGCTTGCGGAGCAAGCTCAAGGAGGCGGAGCGGCGGGTTGCGGAACTGGAAGCTGCGGCCGACACCGATTTCCTGCTGGAGATTCCGAACCGGCGCGGCTTCGAGCGCGAGCTCGCGCGCGCCATCGCCTACATGAAGCGCTACCGCGCCAGCGGCGCGCTGATCGTGCTCGACGTCGATCGCCTGAAGCCGATCAATGATTCCTTCGGCCATGCCGCCGGAGACGAGGTGCTCAAGGCGATTGCGGCCACCCTGACGCGGCAGGTCCGCGCCTCGGACGTGGTCGGCCGGCTTGGCGGCGACGAGTTCGCGCTGCTGCTCTGGAATCTCAGCGAGACCGACGCCAAGGCGAAGGCCGCGACCTTCGAGCAGGCGATCGACGAATTGTCGTTTGCCTTTCGCGGTCAGCGCGTGACCGCGGGCGCCTCCGCAGGTGTCGCGCTGCTGGGGGCGCAGTCCGATGCAGGCCGCGCGCTGGAGGAGGCTGATGCCGCCATGTATGTGCGCAAGGCGCACCGGCGGCACGAGCCGCTGATCAGGCTGGTCAGCAACTAG
- a CDS encoding YdcH family protein: MTNEDERELEAELTRLQQEHRDLDAAIDAMHQSPAPDLLRLQRLKKRKLLLRDRIAFIEDQITPDIIA; this comes from the coding sequence ATGACCAATGAAGACGAGCGTGAGCTCGAAGCCGAGCTCACCCGGTTGCAGCAAGAACACCGAGATCTCGACGCCGCGATCGATGCGATGCATCAATCGCCTGCCCCCGACCTGTTGCGGTTACAACGGTTGAAGAAGCGCAAGCTGTTGTTGCGCGACCGTATCGCGTTCATCGAAGACCAGATCACGCCGGACATCATCGCCTGA
- a CDS encoding YdcH family protein encodes MTIQAHLVELERKHKTLENELHEALVHLSTDDLQIVELKRRKLMVKDQIERLKHTGDTLH; translated from the coding sequence ATGACAATTCAGGCACATCTGGTTGAATTGGAACGGAAGCACAAAACGCTCGAAAACGAATTGCACGAAGCTCTCGTGCACCTTTCAACAGACGACCTGCAAATTGTTGAGTTGAAGCGACGGAAGTTGATGGTCAAGGACCAGATCGAGCGTTTGAAGCACACCGGCGACACGCTCCACTAG
- a CDS encoding NAD(P)/FAD-dependent oxidoreductase, whose amino-acid sequence MDRVDCVVIGAGVVGLAVARKLAQAGREVIVLEEAEAIGTITSSRNSEVIHAGIYYRAGSWMARMCVSGKHELYRYCGERGIPHKNCGKLIVATSAKETEKLQSIKAHAEANGVLDMQLLTGEAARALEPALACDAALLSPSTGIIDSHAYMLSLRGEAEAAGAAFAFHTPLVRAKAAGDVIEIEAGGEAPMTLQCGLLVNAAGLSATTVARHIDGMPIDRIPPAYLAKGNYFSCNARAPFSHLIYPVPEPGGLGVHLTLDMAGQARFGPDVEWIETINYEVDPSRAERFYPAIRRYWPTLPDGALMPSYSGIRPKIVPPAVATQDFLMQGPRDHGVEGLINLFGIESPGLTSSLAIADHVAELAGI is encoded by the coding sequence ATGGATAGGGTCGACTGCGTCGTCATCGGAGCCGGCGTGGTCGGGCTCGCGGTGGCTCGAAAGCTTGCCCAGGCCGGGCGCGAGGTGATCGTGCTCGAGGAAGCCGAGGCCATCGGCACCATCACCTCCTCGCGCAACAGCGAGGTGATCCATGCCGGGATCTATTACCGCGCCGGCAGCTGGATGGCGCGCATGTGTGTCAGCGGCAAGCACGAGCTGTACCGCTACTGCGGCGAGCGCGGCATCCCGCACAAGAACTGCGGCAAGCTGATCGTCGCGACCAGCGCCAAGGAGACCGAGAAGCTGCAATCGATCAAGGCGCATGCCGAGGCCAATGGCGTGCTCGACATGCAGCTGCTCACCGGCGAGGCCGCGCGCGCGCTGGAGCCGGCGCTCGCCTGCGACGCCGCGCTGCTCTCGCCATCGACCGGCATCATCGACAGCCACGCCTACATGCTCTCGCTGCGCGGCGAGGCCGAGGCAGCCGGCGCGGCCTTCGCGTTTCACACCCCGCTGGTCCGCGCCAAGGCAGCCGGCGATGTGATCGAGATCGAGGCCGGCGGCGAAGCGCCGATGACGCTGCAATGCGGCTTGCTCGTCAACGCCGCCGGGCTCTCGGCGACAACGGTCGCACGCCACATCGACGGCATGCCGATCGACCGGATTCCGCCGGCCTATCTCGCCAAGGGAAACTATTTCAGCTGCAACGCCAGGGCACCATTCTCGCACCTGATCTATCCGGTGCCCGAGCCAGGCGGGCTCGGCGTGCATCTGACGCTGGACATGGCCGGGCAGGCACGCTTCGGCCCCGACGTCGAGTGGATCGAGACGATCAATTACGAGGTCGATCCATCACGCGCCGAGCGCTTCTATCCGGCGATCCGGAGATACTGGCCGACGCTGCCCGACGGCGCGCTGATGCCGAGCTATTCGGGCATTCGCCCGAAGATCGTGCCGCCGGCGGTGGCCACGCAGGATTTTCTGATGCAGGGCCCGCGCGATCACGGCGTCGAAGGCCTGATCAACCTGTTCGGCATCGAATCGCCGGGACTGACGTCATCGCTCGCGATCGCGGACCACGTCGCTGAGCTCGCAGGCATCTAG
- a CDS encoding sensor domain-containing protein — MAEKNWHVGSTLPIAVQAVVCLGSAVAPARAFALSDSFAPPGKLDPNLVWEALIGGIVVCAFLAAIALWIHSSLRRTKRLQLRRNAFVSSAMNNLNQGVVMTDAQRRIMFCNDRYLEIYGLARSDLWTGMTGYDILELRRKRDVLGGVSDDEFYEKAASPNGLITELPDGRAILVKYFVLPNGGSVATHLDVSDQRKLSRQLASTKQFLETVLDHVPACVAAKNIEDGRYIFANSAYERFWGFSRDHAVGKNARELFAPISAASIEAADKAALNSPDGQFRNEFEVDRAGERRMVASIRIVVRDESNKPEFLMLVFEDITDRRSLSQELESTKKFLELVVDNIPVALIVEQVKDGRYLLANRSAETILNRRREEATGLTASDIFNPKEAKLIIARDEAAIKKRGMITEEHPISTKDGLRLFLTRRATVLSDAGEPQYLIKTHEDVTDRRQTESRMAHMAYHDGLTDLPNRAAFLQALTQMIEACEGTSEEFAVLCLDLDGLKEVNDVFGHALGDKLLIEVAQRLQDSARGGVVARLSGDEFGLIIDGKQPEAGLALAQQLGEAVAQEFQIDGRAVRAGVTTGMSIFPHNGADGASLLANAGAALFRAKQKSRGTIGLYQPEMDQQIRDRRVLHQDLSKAIKNGELSLAFQPQGIARHSVAESEIIGFEALARWQHPVRGQVSPAEFIPIAEESGLIVEMGEWILREACREAASWPKPLQVAVNLSPAQFMHGDVVGLVHSILIETGLAPGRLELEITEGVLIEDFDRGLALLRRLKALGVRISMDDFGSGYSSLSYLQAFPFDKIKIDRAFIMNLGRNPQSAAIVRAVIDLGHGLEMSIIAEGVETLDQLVFLAKEGCDGVQGYLLGKPLPIGKYAGLVGRAETMELALKTG, encoded by the coding sequence ATGGCTGAGAAGAACTGGCACGTGGGCAGCACGCTTCCGATTGCTGTGCAGGCCGTCGTGTGCCTGGGCAGCGCGGTCGCGCCTGCGCGCGCCTTTGCGCTCTCGGACAGCTTCGCGCCGCCAGGCAAGCTCGATCCCAATTTGGTCTGGGAAGCGCTGATCGGCGGCATCGTCGTCTGTGCGTTCCTGGCCGCCATCGCGCTGTGGATCCATTCCTCGCTGCGCCGCACCAAGCGCTTGCAGCTGCGGCGCAACGCCTTCGTCTCCTCCGCCATGAACAATCTCAACCAGGGCGTGGTGATGACGGATGCGCAACGACGCATCATGTTCTGCAACGACCGCTATCTCGAGATCTACGGCCTGGCGCGCTCGGATCTGTGGACCGGGATGACCGGCTACGACATCCTCGAACTCAGGCGCAAGCGCGACGTCCTCGGCGGTGTCTCCGACGATGAGTTCTACGAGAAGGCGGCGAGCCCCAACGGCCTCATCACCGAACTGCCCGATGGCCGCGCCATCCTCGTGAAATATTTCGTGTTGCCGAACGGCGGCTCGGTCGCGACGCATCTGGACGTCAGCGATCAGCGCAAGCTGTCACGGCAACTCGCCTCCACCAAGCAATTCCTGGAAACCGTGCTGGACCACGTGCCGGCCTGCGTCGCCGCGAAGAACATCGAGGACGGGCGTTACATCTTCGCGAACAGCGCCTATGAACGGTTCTGGGGGTTCTCGCGCGACCACGCCGTCGGCAAGAATGCGCGGGAGCTGTTCGCGCCCATCTCGGCGGCCAGCATCGAGGCGGCCGACAAGGCGGCACTGAATTCGCCGGACGGCCAGTTCCGCAATGAATTCGAGGTCGACCGCGCCGGTGAACGGCGCATGGTTGCCTCGATCCGGATCGTGGTCCGCGACGAGAGCAACAAGCCCGAATTCCTGATGCTCGTGTTCGAGGATATCACCGACCGCCGCTCGCTGTCGCAGGAGCTGGAGAGCACGAAGAAGTTCCTGGAGCTTGTGGTCGACAACATTCCGGTGGCGCTGATCGTGGAGCAGGTCAAGGACGGCCGCTACCTGCTCGCCAATCGCAGCGCGGAGACGATCCTCAACCGGCGGCGCGAAGAGGCCACGGGCCTGACCGCCTCCGACATCTTCAATCCCAAGGAAGCCAAGCTGATCATCGCGCGCGACGAGGCCGCGATCAAGAAGCGCGGGATGATCACCGAGGAGCACCCGATCTCCACCAAGGACGGCCTGCGGCTGTTCCTGACCCGGCGGGCGACCGTGCTCAGCGATGCCGGCGAGCCGCAATATCTGATCAAGACCCACGAAGACGTCACCGATCGCCGGCAGACCGAGTCGCGCATGGCGCACATGGCCTATCACGACGGCCTGACCGATCTGCCGAACCGCGCCGCCTTCCTCCAGGCGCTGACCCAGATGATCGAGGCCTGCGAAGGCACCAGCGAGGAGTTCGCTGTGCTCTGCCTCGACCTCGACGGCCTCAAGGAGGTCAACGACGTCTTCGGTCATGCGCTCGGCGACAAGCTGTTGATCGAGGTGGCCCAGCGGCTTCAGGATTCCGCGCGCGGCGGCGTGGTGGCGCGCCTGTCCGGGGACGAGTTCGGCCTGATCATCGACGGCAAGCAGCCGGAGGCGGGCCTTGCGCTGGCGCAGCAGCTCGGCGAGGCCGTCGCCCAGGAATTTCAGATCGACGGCCGGGCGGTTCGCGCCGGCGTCACCACCGGCATGTCGATCTTTCCGCATAATGGTGCCGACGGCGCATCGCTGCTGGCCAATGCCGGCGCGGCGCTGTTCCGCGCCAAGCAGAAGTCGCGCGGCACGATCGGCCTTTACCAGCCGGAGATGGACCAGCAGATCCGCGACCGCCGCGTGCTGCACCAGGACCTGTCGAAAGCGATCAAGAACGGCGAATTGTCGCTCGCGTTCCAGCCGCAGGGCATCGCGCGCCACAGCGTCGCCGAGAGCGAGATCATCGGCTTCGAAGCGCTGGCGCGCTGGCAGCATCCGGTGCGCGGCCAGGTCTCGCCGGCCGAGTTCATCCCGATCGCGGAGGAGAGCGGCCTGATCGTCGAGATGGGCGAGTGGATTCTGCGCGAGGCCTGCCGCGAGGCGGCGTCCTGGCCGAAGCCGCTCCAGGTCGCGGTCAATTTGTCGCCGGCGCAGTTCATGCACGGCGACGTGGTCGGGCTGGTCCATTCAATCCTGATCGAGACGGGCCTCGCACCCGGCCGGCTCGAGCTGGAAATCACCGAGGGCGTGCTGATCGAGGACTTTGATCGGGGTCTTGCATTGCTGCGCCGGCTGAAGGCGCTCGGCGTGCGCATCTCCATGGATGATTTCGGCAGCGGTTACTCTTCGCTGAGCTATCTCCAGGCGTTCCCGTTCGACAAGATCAAGATCGACCGCGCCTTCATCATGAATCTCGGCCGCAACCCGCAATCGGCGGCTATCGTCCGCGCCGTGATCGATCTCGGCCACGGCCTCGAAATGTCGATCATCGCCGAGGGCGTCGAGACCCTCGATCAGCTCGTCTTTCTTGCCAAGGAGGGCTGCGACGGCGTGCAGGGCTACCTGCTCGGCAAGCCGCTGCCGATCGGCAAATATGCCGGCCTCGTCGGCCGCGCCGAGACCATGGAGCTTGCGCTCAAGACCGGCTAG
- a CDS encoding glycerol-3-phosphate dehydrogenase translates to MADYDLAIIGGGLNGVSLARDAAGRGLRVILLEQGDLGGAASSATPRLIHGDLSVLERRGFWRVRRALAERRTWLAIAPHLVRPMRFVIPAHSEERPPWLLRAGLYLYDSLTGRSGLPAATTLDITHHPVGNALKRPFGTAFEYSDCVVDDSRLVVLTALDAAERGAAIRTGARCVRADRTDTWRLAVVDRGHRRVITARALANATGGWTSIVAETVLRQPQPAMAAMQMSQIIVPRLFESDNVYVFQNSDGRLIFASPFERDFTLIGTVTRDFTGDPAIVAMPGADVSYLCEAASRYFRERVAPTDVVRVVSGVNLTLASVRRRDGTTLFHARRRKAPLITMFGGDVTTSRLRAERAVTKLTPFYPMSPPWTASAALPGGDFAWDRFDTEVDLARDRWRFLSEPQAQRLVAAYGSRLPAVLGEAKTRDELGPAFGPELTGAEVRYLMTREWARFPEDILWRRSKLGLTMPAADRDALAMFMANVS, encoded by the coding sequence ATGGCGGATTACGACCTTGCGATCATCGGCGGCGGCCTGAACGGTGTCAGCCTCGCCCGCGATGCGGCCGGCCGCGGCCTGCGGGTCATTCTGCTGGAGCAGGGCGATCTCGGCGGCGCGGCGTCATCCGCGACGCCGCGGCTGATCCATGGCGATCTGTCGGTGCTGGAACGCCGCGGTTTTTGGCGGGTGCGCCGGGCTTTGGCCGAGCGCCGGACCTGGCTTGCCATCGCGCCGCATCTGGTCCGGCCGATGCGTTTCGTGATCCCGGCCCATTCCGAGGAGCGTCCACCCTGGCTGCTGCGCGCCGGCTTGTACCTCTATGACAGCCTCACCGGTCGGAGCGGCCTGCCTGCCGCGACCACCCTCGACATCACGCATCATCCGGTCGGCAACGCGCTGAAGCGCCCGTTCGGCACGGCTTTCGAATATTCGGACTGTGTCGTCGATGATTCCCGCCTGGTGGTGCTGACGGCGCTGGATGCCGCCGAACGTGGCGCTGCGATCCGGACCGGGGCTCGCTGTGTCCGCGCCGATCGAACCGATACATGGCGCCTCGCGGTGGTCGATCGTGGCCATCGCCGCGTGATCACGGCCCGGGCGCTGGCCAATGCCACCGGCGGCTGGACGTCGATCGTCGCAGAGACCGTGCTGCGCCAGCCGCAGCCTGCCATGGCGGCCATGCAGATGAGCCAGATCATCGTGCCGCGGCTGTTCGAGTCCGATAACGTCTACGTCTTCCAGAACAGCGATGGGCGGCTGATCTTCGCGAGCCCCTTTGAGCGCGATTTCACGTTGATCGGCACGGTCACTCGTGATTTCACCGGTGATCCCGCGATCGTGGCGATGCCTGGGGCCGACGTCAGCTATCTCTGCGAGGCGGCCAGCCGCTATTTCCGCGAGCGCGTCGCGCCCACCGACGTGGTGCGCGTGGTCTCCGGCGTCAACCTGACGCTGGCGTCCGTGCGGCGGCGCGACGGGACGACGCTGTTCCACGCGCGCCGGCGCAAGGCGCCGCTGATCACGATGTTCGGCGGCGACGTCACCACCTCGCGCCTGCGCGCCGAGCGGGCCGTGACGAAGCTGACGCCGTTCTATCCGATGTCGCCGCCCTGGACCGCCAGCGCAGCGTTGCCCGGCGGAGACTTTGCCTGGGACCGTTTCGACACCGAAGTCGACCTCGCCCGCGACCGCTGGCGCTTCCTGTCGGAGCCGCAGGCCCAGCGTCTGGTCGCGGCCTACGGCTCACGCTTGCCGGCCGTGCTCGGCGAGGCGAAGACCCGCGACGAGCTCGGCCCCGCCTTCGGCCCCGAGCTGACCGGCGCCGAAGTGCGCTATCTGATGACCCGCGAATGGGCGCGTTTTCCCGAGGATATTCTGTGGCGCCGTTCCAAGCTCGGCCTGACGATGCCCGCGGCGGATCGCGACGCGCTGGCCATGTTCATGGCGAATGTGAGCTAG
- a CDS encoding ABC transporter ATP-binding protein: MTDELPKIDAGADALPAAGQPLLRIEGVAKTFGTFRAVDGVSLDIKAGEFFALLGPSGCGKTTLLRMLAGFEAPDEGRILLGGRDIAQALPHERPINMMFQNYALFPHLSVRDNIAFGLKRAGMARADIATRAAEMIALVKLEGLEKRRPDQLSGGQRQRVALARALARRPQLLLLDEPLAALDKKLRESTQGELMELQRRLGMTFIIVTHDQEEAMTMASRIGVMKAGRLAQVASPRELYEAPRSRWIAEFVGDINLFDGESKLRDGHRLIIGTRDAGALVVAEPREGVGAGKLSVAIRPEKVKLSRRGPVSEAGRETAINSLDGVVADICYLGGTTTYKVKLDAGGIVQASVPNSARLDVDAYSLNQRVVAWFTPDDCMVLQS, from the coding sequence ATGACGGACGAATTGCCCAAGATAGACGCCGGCGCGGATGCGCTTCCCGCGGCGGGGCAGCCGCTGCTGCGCATCGAGGGCGTCGCCAAGACGTTCGGGACGTTCCGGGCCGTGGACGGCGTGTCGCTCGACATCAAGGCCGGCGAGTTCTTTGCGCTGCTCGGGCCCAGCGGCTGCGGCAAGACCACGCTGCTGCGCATGCTCGCCGGGTTCGAGGCCCCGGACGAGGGACGCATCCTGCTCGGCGGCCGGGACATCGCGCAGGCGCTGCCGCATGAACGCCCGATCAACATGATGTTCCAGAACTACGCGCTGTTTCCGCATCTCTCCGTGCGTGACAACATCGCCTTCGGCCTGAAGCGGGCCGGCATGGCGCGTGCCGACATCGCCACGCGCGCGGCGGAAATGATTGCGCTGGTGAAGCTCGAGGGGCTGGAGAAACGCAGGCCCGACCAGCTCTCCGGCGGTCAGCGTCAGCGCGTGGCGCTGGCGCGTGCATTGGCGCGCCGGCCGCAGCTTCTGCTGCTCGACGAGCCGCTGGCCGCGCTGGACAAGAAGCTGCGCGAGAGCACGCAGGGCGAGCTGATGGAGCTGCAGCGCCGGCTCGGCATGACCTTCATCATCGTCACCCACGATCAGGAGGAAGCCATGACCATGGCGAGCCGGATCGGCGTGATGAAGGCCGGGAGGCTCGCCCAGGTCGCGAGCCCCCGTGAACTCTACGAAGCGCCGCGCTCGCGCTGGATCGCGGAGTTCGTCGGCGACATCAATCTGTTCGACGGCGAGTCCAAATTGCGCGACGGCCATCGTCTGATCATTGGCACGCGTGATGCGGGTGCGCTGGTGGTGGCCGAGCCGCGCGAAGGCGTCGGCGCGGGAAAATTGTCGGTCGCGATCCGCCCCGAGAAGGTCAAGCTGTCGCGTCGCGGCCCGGTGAGCGAGGCCGGTCGTGAGACGGCGATCAACAGCCTGGACGGCGTGGTCGCCGACATCTGTTATCTCGGCGGCACCACTACCTACAAGGTGAAGCTCGATGCCGGCGGAATCGTGCAGGCGTCGGTCCCCAACAGCGCGCGCCTCGACGTCGACGCCTACAGCCTGAACCAGCGTGTCGTCGCCTGGTTCACGCCCGACGACTGCATGGTGCTGCAATCATGA
- a CDS encoding ABC transporter permease, whose amino-acid sequence MSSRRIFARPARFAAIAPYVWMLLFFLVPFGFVLKISLSQTAIAQPPYEPVFDLMAGWEALKAAFAALSIDNFKLLASDDIYVFAYVRSLTVAVTATALLLVIGYPIAYGMARLPKRWQAVAMVLVIVPFWTSFLIRIYAWINILQHDGLLNQILLALHLVSQPVVWLSTDTAMYIGIVYSYLPFMILPLYATLAKMEPVLEEAASDLGAPPWQVFWLVTFPLSLPGVGAGVLLCFIPIVGEFVIPDLLAGSNSLMIGQTLWLEFFTNKDWPVASAAAIVLLVVLLVPLLLYERLQKRQLEQGR is encoded by the coding sequence ATGAGCTCGCGCCGCATCTTCGCAAGACCGGCGCGCTTTGCCGCGATCGCGCCCTATGTCTGGATGCTGCTGTTCTTCCTGGTGCCGTTCGGCTTCGTGCTCAAGATCAGCCTGTCGCAGACAGCGATCGCACAGCCGCCTTACGAGCCGGTGTTCGACCTGATGGCGGGATGGGAGGCGCTCAAGGCAGCGTTCGCCGCGCTGTCGATCGACAATTTCAAGCTGCTCGCCTCAGACGACATCTACGTGTTCGCCTATGTGCGCAGCCTCACCGTCGCCGTCACCGCGACTGCGCTATTGCTCGTGATCGGCTATCCCATCGCCTATGGCATGGCGCGGTTGCCGAAGCGCTGGCAGGCGGTGGCGATGGTGCTGGTGATCGTGCCGTTCTGGACCTCGTTCCTGATCCGCATCTACGCGTGGATCAACATCCTCCAGCATGACGGCCTGCTGAACCAGATCCTGCTCGCGCTGCACCTGGTCAGCCAGCCGGTGGTGTGGCTCTCGACCGACACCGCGATGTATATCGGCATCGTCTATTCCTATCTGCCATTCATGATTCTGCCGCTCTACGCCACGCTCGCGAAAATGGAGCCGGTGCTGGAGGAGGCGGCCTCTGATCTCGGCGCGCCGCCCTGGCAGGTGTTCTGGCTCGTCACCTTCCCGCTGTCGCTGCCCGGCGTCGGCGCGGGCGTGCTGCTGTGCTTCATCCCCATCGTGGGCGAGTTCGTGATCCCGGACCTTCTGGCCGGCTCCAATTCGCTGATGATCGGCCAGACCCTGTGGCTCGAATTCTTCACCAACAAGGACTGGCCGGTGGCCTCCGCGGCGGCGATCGTGCTGCTGGTGGTGCTGCTGGTGCCGCTGCTGCTGTACGAACGCCTGCAGAAGCGGCAGCTGGAACAGGGGCGCTGA